The DNA region AGTGGGGGCGAAAGACTGATAGGCGCGCACCCGCAGGGTGGCTGCGTCGCCTTGGAGGGCGTCGAGCGCCTCGGTGATGCGGTCCGGCACATCCGGGCGGACCGGGTGGACGATGCCCTTGTCGTCGCCCAGAAGCCCACCGGGATAGATGCCGAAGTGCAGAGCCATGCGTACTCACCTCGGAAATCTTGGTGTCACTGCAAAATTGTGGCGACACTATCATCTGGGCATGGGCCTTCGAGAGATCAAGAAGCAGCAGACCCGCACGGCGATCGCCGACGCCGCCCTGCCTCTCTTCCTGGAGCACGGCTTCGACCAGGTCACGGTCGCCGCGGTGGCACAACGCGCAGGCGTCTCCACCAACACCGTCTTCAACTACTTCGTCACCAAGGAAGACCTCCTCTTCGACCGTCAGGCAGAAGTAGAGGGCCATCTCGCCACGTTGGTGCGAAACCGTGCTCCCGGCGCCTGCCCAGTGGAGACCATCCGCGACGACCTGCTGACCGCCTTGCGGCACGAAGACCCCGCCCTCGGGCTCCACTCCGACGCGCCCCGGTTCTGGCAGGTCATCCACGACAGTGCCGCGCTGCGCGCACGCGAACGCGAGATCAGCGAACGCGCCGAGGCCATGCTGGCGACCGCCCTGGCCGAACACCCGCCGACCGCCTGGCAGAACCAGGGCGACTCCCCGATGCTGACGCTTCTCGCAGGGGCCGTCGCCGGCACACACCGGGCCGCCTTGCG from Streptomyces marispadix includes:
- a CDS encoding TetR/AcrR family transcriptional regulator, whose amino-acid sequence is MGLREIKKQQTRTAIADAALPLFLEHGFDQVTVAAVAQRAGVSTNTVFNYFVTKEDLLFDRQAEVEGHLATLVRNRAPGACPVETIRDDLLTALRHEDPALGLHSDAPRFWQVIHDSAALRAREREISERAEAMLATALAEHPPTAWQNQGDSPMLTLLAGAVAGTHRAALRELQRRILSGEPPADARDTVATAAGQAFNVLCSGLHTAAGQASQEPGRPR